The following proteins are co-located in the Acanthochromis polyacanthus isolate Apoly-LR-REF ecotype Palm Island chromosome 7, KAUST_Apoly_ChrSc, whole genome shotgun sequence genome:
- the si:dkey-3h3.3 gene encoding uncharacterized protein si:dkey-3h3.3 yields MEYIKNITIIIDEVKYEDPGRLKKILKSYKPDKKGCCYIVKGTFERLENLVDTLQSARHQSSSATHGQTFQQDNHVSNHAKHLDVSGVVMDYINQKCADKLNKIQGTKFVITTQPDLRAVHSQPNSLVRVTFRPRCDSSYPSDRLHDDFVRQQFITFYQRTASDLQVTSVHLSPHECMELQRKFPHLLFKPSNGNYERTVVGPFALIAKLNEFLSQNIQSSRRSPVNKVLADTPSSRTLGLSSTFSRDPEEETCPICMESILAKDKKTLRCKHSFCKDCLKRAFDYKPICPTCGEVYGILIGTQPDGGKMIVTQNSSSLLGYEKYGTIIIDYHIPSGIQKEEHPNPGQPYEGVSRRAYIPDSSEGRMILELLRRAFDQRLIFTIGRSTTSGRNNMVTWNDIHHKTSTHGGPTHYGYPDPNYLNRVRDELKVKGIE; encoded by the exons ATGGAG TATATCAAGAACATCACTATCATCATTGATGAAGTTAAATATGAAGACCCTGGGAGATTAAAGAAGATTCTTAAGTCTTACAAACCTGATAAGAAAGGTTGCTGCTACATAGTAAAGGGGACTTTTGAGCGCCTGGAGAACCTTGTAGACACTCTGCAGTCAGCAAGGCATCAATCCTCTTCTGCCACACATGGACAGACCTTTCAGCAAGATAACCATGTTTCAAATCATGCCAAGCATCTGGATGTGTCTGGGGTTGTAATGGACTATATTAACCAAAAATGTGCAGACAAACTTAACAAAATCCAAGGTACCAAGTTTGTCATTACGACTCAGCCTGACCTCAGAGCAGTACACAGTCAGCCCAATAGCTTAGTACgggtgaccttcagaccacggTGTGACTCGTCCTACCCTTCTGACAGGCTTCATGATGACTTTGTCAGACAGCAATTCATCACATTCTACCAGAGAACTGCTTCTGACCTGCAGGTCACATCTGTCCATTTGAGTCCACATGAATGTATGGAACTTCAGAGAAAATTTCCACACCTTCTTTTTAAACCCAGCAACGGAAACTATGAACGAACCGTCGTGGGACCTTTTGCACTGATAGCTAAACTGAATGAGTTTCTCTCACAAAATATACAGAGTTCACGCAGGAGCCCTGTCAACAAAGTTCTTGCAGACACTCCAAGCAGTAGAACCTTGGGTCTTTCATCTACATTCAGCAGAGATCCTGAAGAGGAAACATGTCCAATCTGTATGGAATCAATACTAGCAAAAGACAAGAAGACATTGCGATGCAAGCACTCATTCTGCAAAGACTGTCTGAAAAGAGCTTTCGACTACAAGCCCATATGTCCAACCTGTGGAGAGGTATATGGCATTCTGATTGGGACACAGCCTGATGGAGGCAAAATGATCGTCACCCAAAACTCTTCATCTTTGCTGGGATATGAGAAATATGGAACAATAATCATTGATTATCACATTCCAAGTGGCATTCAAAAG GAGGAGCATCCAAACCCTGGTCAGCCGTATGAAGGTGTATCCAGGAGAGCTTACATTCCAGATTCCTCAGAAGGCAGGATGATCCTAGAACTGCTGAGGCGAGCCTTTGATCAGAGACTCATCTTCACTATTGGTCGGTCTACCACCAGTGGCAGGAACAACATGGTCACATGGAATGATATTCACCACAAAACCTCAACACATGGAGGACCAACTCA